The DNA region CGTATATTGATTAGCATCTTCTAACTGTCTGTCAACAGTACTAAAATTGGTATGGTATTTCACTATAATACACACCCTCGTCTATGCTGGTATTCTTCTCCTTTGTGTTTACTTTCTTCTAAATGCGCATCCCTCAGACAGCTTGGCCTTTCCTCCAGTTGGCGTACACAACACAGTGGTGCAGGAATCGCAAGTGACGGCAGTTTGGGCGTGCGAGAAAACAGTGGTGATTTGCAAGCATCCTGGACACTTCACGTCCATGAAAAATGATCTTGGCTCTTGCACGAGAGTCTTGAGCTTgtgtttcttggcctcGGAAGCCGCGCTTGGGTGTAGCAAGTCTTGAACTAAAACCATGTTAAATGTAAATGTCTAAAGGCtaggtgaaaaatttttgagctttttctggacaGTGGCTTCCAAAGGTTTCTTTTTCGCAGGGGAAGGTGTGCATTACATAATCTGTTAACAAATCCAAACTCTTTCCTAAATtataaaaataaaaaaaaatataagAGACAGTGGAGGGAATGGCAGAGATGCTTACCCTGTGCTTTCTCACGTGACCTTGTTCGAAATTAGGTCCTAAAGATATTGCTACCTAAGTATATAGTGCCCGTATAGTTGATTACCCAACTGATTAACAACATTTCATTGACAAACTAAATCACAAATAGGTAATAAAAAGTATAAGTGGGCTTCGATGGAACACATGACAGTGGCTGGCTCATTCCTGAACGATGAACATGTGGATTGCGACATAGTAAGCATCAAGCTTCTGATAATCATTTAGTaggcttcttcttgtttttcgGAGACTGGACCCCTGGCGGAGGCTGTGTTCCGTATCcgtatttcttcttttctgCAGGTTTGAGAATCTGGAACGAGCACAATAGACTCTCGTCAACGCTCATCATGGCACCAGCGTTATCGAACTCTCCGCAATAgtttggagcagaaaatatGGTGACCAGCTGCCTTTTGCTGAAGAATTCGTATCCGTCTTCCACCACTTGATGCGCTCTACAGATGAGATCCATGTCATGTTTTTGTAAAAACCTCGAAACCACGTCTGGTCCAAAGGTGAAGGAGACACCTCGATCGTTCTCACTCCATCCAGTTATATCTTTGTCTGGGTCAGACCAGAGCAAGTCGCACAGCAGTCCCACATCTGGGATGTCTGTAGGTCTCATGACTCTTCTAATTTGCTCCATGGTGTTCAAATCTGGTGATAGTCCCCCATGCATCGTGAAGATCTTTTCATCGATGATAGCCGCAATAGGCAAACAATTGAAACAATCTGTGAAGGTTTTCCAAAGTTTGATATTATAGCGTCTCTTACACTCATCGTAGAAACCGTAGATTCTGTTGATGGATGCACATTCGTGGTTCCCTCTAAGAATAAAGAAATTCTCTGGGTATTTGATCTTGTATGCTAATAATAAACAGATTGTTTCTAATGATTGCTTTCCTCTATCAACGTAATCTCCCAGGAATAAGTAGTTTGCCTCTGGCGGGAAGGCACCGTATTCAAACAGCCTCAGAAGGTCGTAATACTGCCCATGAATATCACCGCAGATTTTGATTGGAGCCTCAAGCTCAAGCAAAATAGGTTGTCTGATGAAAATTTCTCTGGCTTTCGTACAAAGGTATCTGATCTCAAATTCGTGTAGTTGGACCTGCTTACCTGGTCTGGAACCTCTCACATCGAGAAGCCTGTCGATGATGGATTCAATATCTGCTTCTTGTTCAGCCATAGTTAGGTGGCGGAGGCGTTAATTGCAGTGACAAGAGGCGATGGCTTTAGCAAATATGTTTGTCAATGTATCAAACGCGTGAATTGGCCGGAACGGACAAAGGTTCGCTGGTTTGGATAAAGGTTGttattttttccttttGTATCGGAACGTAGTGGCAACGCGTAAAAATAGTTACCCGCTGTTACTGATGGCTGTTAAAACTCGGACCACCGCTGTTGGAAGGTGGGTGGGATACGCAAGGGTCTCGAAAGAGTGATCTAAAACTGTTTtaacaaaaacaaagccCGCTCCGTTGCTCTTTACTTGTTTTATTTTACAGCTTTCCCAATAAAATGGTCGTTGCAAAATTCGCCTTTCATCTGTCGGCCGGGTAATGTTGATATTTTTATCCAGGTGCGACACAACACGCCATGTGTCACCGGATCCATCCTCGGATATACCCGCGTATCATCTTTCATTCCTTTGTTCTACTCCAGGCACTCCCATTTCACGCAATGGCACACGTCTCCTCAGCCAGCGCGCCATCAACGCCATGTCGCTTATCTTTTCTGTCCTGTCGTGTAAGTTACAACTAAATTTTTTATATTCTCGACATCCCTTCCATGCTGAGAAAGACGCTAAGTGGTTTGCCGATTGCTCGCCGCGCGTTCAGCTCCCGTGCGGCGTGTCGCCAGGTAGAGCTTGGCGTGGACAATCAGTCGGAGCCTGTGGGAGCAACGATCATTCTTCCGTCCCTGTCTATAGTGGAGAACTCTGAAAACACGGGCATTCCTGGATTGTTCAGTGATTCTGTGCTTAAGGACATCTGGACCGAGCAAACAGCGCAGAAATTGGACGATTTAAAGTATGGAATATCCGAGTCACCGCTCAGAAGCACTTTGGAGTCCGCTTTTGTCGAATAcaactccaacaagaaCGTTTTTCTCAAGGGACACAAGACGTCTGCTGCGAACCTGATGGAGGACTTTGCCATAACCACTAATAACCCCACCATCGACAAATACTACAAACTGTTATCTAAGACGGCAAAGAAACCTACAGAGCAGTTTGTGTTCCAGAATGCGTCTGCCATCTACAACCTGTACTATTTCCTCTCGTCCCTCAAGCCGAACCCCGACAATACAGTTGCCAAGGTTGGCGTGGAGGAGCTTTACAAGACGCCAGACGTTTTTTCTGAAATCAAGAAcgctcctcgtccagagtTCGAGTCACAGATCGAGGCCTCGTTCGGCTCTCTGCAAGAATTCAAGACCCTTTTATTGTCCACCGCCAAGGCAGTGAAAGGAAACGGATACACCTGGCTGGTGTACAAGTTCAGACAGCCCGAGTTGGGACAGGAAACGAGAGACCTGTCGAGATTCTCCTCGCTGGCGATTCTGAACACCTACAACCACGGCACTCCTCACCATTTCAGAGCAGGACAGATCTCGAATGCCAGGGCTTtcaagaaacaaaaatcGGAATCGTCCGAAGAGGATGACGGCTCTTTCGCCATGTACAAAATCGACATTCCTTCGTTGGAACAGGCACAGGACACATACGACCCGTTGAAATACGTCTACGAGCCGCTCATGGCCATTGGTAACAATCCATCTTTCTATCTGAGAGACTATGGTGTGTTTGGAAAGGCCAGCTATCTTGAGAACGTGTGGAACTGCATAGATTGGAGCGTGGTGGAGACCCGGTGGGCCAATAGAGCTCTGTCTACAAGACGCTAATGTATATAGATTATGTCATgcaaggaaaaaaaaaaatttagaaAATATTGAGCTCTTGTTGCTTACCCTAACCGGCTCCAATGAAAAACCTTAGAATCCTCAACATTGGCCAGGTGGCGCCAGAGTCCAGAACGTATCCGGATCTGGAGGTTGTGGACTCTGTCTTTGACGTCGTCTCCGATTCCCTCACCATTGTGATGGGCTCTGAGGAGAGCCAGACATTGGAGGTCCAGCAGTTCATGAAGACGGGCCAGATTAATATCCTGGCGTCTCTTCCCGTTCGTGAGTTTGACAAGATGGTTTCCTTTGTTCATTTCGCAGACAGCTGCCAGCTCGTGGTCATCTTTGAACAGGGAGACATCCTAAGTGCCGTTTACGACGCAGCCAGCCCTGATCCCGACTCCACGGTCGTCGAGATTGTTGGATCTATAGACAGCGGGATCAAGTGTGCAAGATGGTCACCTGATGAGGAGACTCTTGCGGTTTTGACCGGGGAAAACAACCTGGTACTGCTAACAAGGACGTTTGAGCCAATTGCTGAGAAATACCTGAATCCGAACGACGTAAACGCCAGCACGCAAGTATCTGTTGGGTGGGGAAAGAAGGAGACGCAGTTTAAGGGCAAAGGTGCAAAACAGTTGGAAAGAGAGCGTCTGGCGCTGAAAAATGCTGGATTGAACATCGACAGTGACAATGCTATATTGCACGACCCTACCGTCGCAGAGGTGCAACACGGCCATCTATCGTCGTACGAGACTTATAAATGCTATATTTCATGGCGTGGTGACAGCCAGTATCTCTCTCTAAGCACCgttgaggaaatcgagCCGGGACACGAGCGCAGGGTGATCCGTGTTTATTCGCGCGACGGAGAGCTCGATTCCTGTTCTGAGGCTGTTGACGGCCAGGAGGAGCCGCTGTCGTGGAAACCGCAGGGCTCTTTGATTGCCTCGACGCGCCGTCGGTTCGAGGAGGAAATAAATGAGCAGGTGCTGGAATTAATTTTCTTCGAGAGAAACGGATTGAGACACGGCGAATTCAACACACGGCTAGAAGAAAACGCCAGAGTGTTGTCACTGGACTGGTCATGCAACAGTGAGATGCTTGCGTTCCGTCTTTCGGACCGTATATTGGTCTGGACGACCAAGAATTACCATTGGTACTTGAAGGAGGAAATATACACTGCTGCCGGCGAGGAGATCCAATTTATGAAGTTCCATCCGGAAAACCCGATGAGACTCATGTTTGGCTCAAATAAGAGAATAGAGATTGTCGACATGGCGTACTCGATGGGTCTGGGCCCAACGTGTCCGCCTACAGACGTCGGCATGgttttggtagcagacGGAACAGAGTGCAAGATCACGCCGTTGGGCATGGCCAACGTTCCTCCGCCGGTCAGTCTGCGTGAAGTGTGGATCGAGGAGAATTTGGTGGATGTTGCCAGCGCGCGTTCGAACTCGGTGTTTGCGCTTCTGAGCAACAACAGTGTGAGTTTTGCTACCGTGGACTTGGAAAATATAATCAAGAGCAGCGAGCCCAAATTGCGCAGCACCGTTACCAAGGGTGCCTTTGCAGGACCTCACGATCGCCCACGACAAGTGTGTTGTGCCGGCGACAATATGGCGGCCGTGCTGTTTGACACGGCGCGGTGTTCGAAAATCGCCATTTTCGACGTCTCAAACACAGACGAGCCGCTTCTGGCCTCTGTGGTCGACGCAGGCCCGCCCAAGCCGGTCCTGATGAAACCTACCGTCGACTTCGAGCATCTCGCGTACGAGACGGCCGATGGATCCGTGTATATATTTGACCTGGGCACGTTCGAGGCGTCCAAGATCACGCAGTTCCCGCAGCTATGCACGGACTTCTGGGTCACCGACGTTGACGGCACGCGTGTTTGTTTTGGTCTTTCGTCTACCGGAAAGCTGTACGTGAACTCTCTGCTGGCATGTTCTGGAGTGACCTCGTTTTTGGTCACCGAGTCTCATCTGTTATACACCACGGCCAAACACCAGCTGAAATTCGTCCATCTGGACAGCAACATCGACCAGCAGCCATTTtctgaggacgaagatgaCGAGAGAACGAGAATGATTGAACGTGGTGCTCTTTTGGTGACGGCTATTCCGTCAAAAGCCAGCGTCGTGCTCCAGGCTCCGCGTGGCAACCTCGAGACGATCCATCCGCGGATCATGATTCTGACGGAGGTCAGGCACTTTATCAAGAATAGAAAGTATGCAGAGGCCTTTGTGGCGTGCCGCACGCACAGAATTGCCCTCGATATCCTGCACGACTACGACTctgagctgtttttcaacaacGTGGAACatttcatcaaggagataAAACGGCCCGACTATATCGAGCTGTTCATGTCAACGCTGCTCGAAGAGGACGTTGTTGAGACAAAGTacaaagaaacagagaaATCTGCCACGTCCGCTttcgagcagctgcgaGTGTCGAATTATGTCAAACCCCGGGGCAAGGAAAAAATTAGTCGGATTTGTGAGGCTCTTCTCGCAGTTTTGCTTACTCCGCCATACAAGAGCAAGTACTTGCAGACAATCATCACCGCGTATGCCTGCCAGCATCCTCCAAAAACCACACAGGCTCTAGAATTGATTGGCACGTTCAAGAACGAGTCCGAGATCGAGAAAACCGTGCAGCACCTGTGTTTCCTGTTGGATGTGAACATGCTATACGATGAGGCGCTGGGCATCTATAACGTGCCGCTCGCGCTGGTTATAGCCCAGCAGTCGCAAAAAGACCCGAAGGAGTATCTACCGTTCTTGCAGAAACTACATGTGCAACCGGAGCTACGCAAAAAGTTCATGATCGACAGTTACCTCAAGAAATACGAAAAGGCACTCGACtggctcgtccagatctcTCCAGAGGACTCGCCGGACATCGACGCCGAGATTGTCGATTTCGTCATCGAACACAGTCTCTACACGCACGCCCTCGGCTTGTACAGATACAAAAAAGACAAGTTCGATGCTATTATGAGAGCGTATGCCGATTATTTGCACGAGAATAGAGACTATGCCGACGCAGCTCTGGCGTACGAGACATTGTCGCAGAAACAAGAGGCTTTGGAGAACTACGTGCTGGCCAGAAAGTGGCAGCAGGCAGTCACTTTGGCTATCCATGATAAACAGCTACTAACAGACACTTGCACCCGTTTGGTCTCCTTGCTCACTGATAATCACGAATACTCGGCTGCAGCCTATCTGGAGCTCAAATTTCTTGATAATATTGAGGAGGCGCTCAAATTGTACTGCAAAAACCACCAGTATGAGCAGGCCATCATGCTGTGCTACcaagaaaataaaaaacagctggtggagTCCGTGGTGGACCCGGCTCTTGGCGAGGGTTTTGGTGTGATTGCGGAGCTGCTTGCAGACTGCAAGGGCCAGATCAACTCGCAATTGAGCAGACTCAGAGAGCTGCGTTCGAAAAAACAGGAGGACCCGTATGCCTACTACGGTGAGATGGGAGAGGCTGATGCTCCGGACAACGTGTCGATAGCTGCCTCTGAGACCTCCACCAGAGAgtccttcttcaccagaTACACAGGAAAGACGCAGGGAACGGCCAAAACAGGAGCTTCCCGGAGAACAGCCAAgaacagaagaagagaggaGCGGAAAAAGGCCAGGGGAAAGAAGGGAACCATTTACGAAGAGGAGTATCTGGTCAATTCTATTGGCAGGCTGGTGGAAAGGCTGAACCAGACCGAACCTGAGGCTTTGAGACTGATAGAGGGTCTCGTGAGACGGTCAATGATGGCCCAGGCGTacgagatccagaaaaacTTTGTCGAGGTCAGAGAGCTGCTGAAGTTACACATTCAGGAAATCTACAACATCAGCGAGAAGGACCGTGAACGGGTTGACGACAACGGCATGGTGTATCTTGTTCCTGAGATCCCAGTGCCGGAAATCAAGAGTTTTCCAAAGCGGAAGCTCTTGGACTACTAatggtgcaagggtgtATTCCTCAAATAAAGTTTAATTTTGTAATAAAAATACGTAATTACTTTTATTGTATGAGTGCTCCTTTTCTGTCGCTATCGGAGGTTGCCGATGGGTATTTGGTGACCACCGTGGCACGTGGCAGCGAGTCGCGTGCGTTGCTGGTGACCAACGCAGGAACAGTTGAACTCGTTGACGCGGAAAAACATCTAACTGACAAGAAATCACAGCCTATCTCAGGTATAATCGGTCTAATCCACCTACACAGCTGTCATTATCTGCTAGTTGTCACTGAGGCCTCAGAGATGGGTCAGGTGTATGGTGGCAAAAAGGTGTTCAAAATGACCTCGTTCAAGATGCTTCCTCTGAGTCCTACCAAGTACCAccttgacgaggacgagaccAGGTACTTGAAGTTGCTGGAGTCCCATCTCCAGTCTGCCTCGCTGATGTTTTCGTACGACTACGATCTGACGAAGCCGTTTGTCAAACAGGCCGAAAACGGCTACGATCCAGAGTATATGTGGAACTACTTTGTGTCGCAGGATCTTATCAAGGTTGCAAACCAATTTGTGTTGCCGATGATCTACGGATACGCCAAATTTGTGCGCACAACCTTGAATATGAAGCCTGTCACGTTTGGTCTGATCACGAGACGGTCGCGTATGAGGGCCGGCACACGGTATTTCCGTCGTGGAATCGACTCTGAGGGTAATGTTGCCAATTTCAATGAGACGGAGCAAATTTTGGCTGTTCACACTCCCGAGGGCGACAAAGTGTACACTTATTTGCAGACCAGGGGTTCTGTTCCCGTGTACTGGGCAGAAATGAACAATCTTAGATACAAGCCGAACCTGTTGCTCGGACAGACAGACTATACGCCTACAAGACAGCATTTCAGCCGCATGATTGAGAAATACGGCACCACGTATTTGGTTAATCTCGTGAACCAAAAGGGCTACGAGGAGCCTGTTAAGCTGGCGTACGAGAACGCGGTGACTGCACTGAACGATCCAAATTTGAAATACACCTACTTTGACTTCCACCACGAGTGCAAAAATATGAAGTGGCACCGTGTCAAGCTTCTGATCGACCATTTGAGAGAAATTGGTCTTTCGCCCCAAGATTTTTCTGTGGTCAACGTTTCGGAAAAGTTTGTGGTCCAGCGCAAGCAGAACCACACCGTGAGAACGAACTGCATGGACTGTCTCGATAGAACCAACGTGGTGCAGTCCACGCTGGGCAGATTTTTCTTGCAGCAACAGCTGATTGAAAGCGGTGTGATAAGCGGCGCAGAGGACTGGGAAAGAGTGGACCCGAAGTTCAACTTTGTGTTCATGAATATTTGGGCTGACAACGCAGATGTCGTGTCGAAGTCGTACTCCGGAACCGGTGCTCTGAAAACGGATTTCACCAGAACGGGTCGGAGAACGAAATTGGGTGCATTGAACGATCTCGTCAACTCCATCACAAGATacatcaaaaacaactaCAGAGACGGTCCCAGACAGGATGGCTACGACCTGTTTCTTGGCAACATCCTGCCATACGAGATGGCTACGTCACCATTCCAGGACCTTAGACCAGCGTACACTCAGTCCATTCCTTACGTTCTTCTGGCTTCGCTTTCTCTGCTGGTGATTACGTCGATCTATCCAAACAGCTCCCTTTCGCCGTTCAAGCATTTTATCTTGAACGGTTTCCTGGTGACTATTGCTGCTCTTTCGCTCAAGTACATCTTTGACAACGGAGTGCAGTACGTGAACTGGCCTAGACTGTGCAGTTTGGATTATCTTAGCCCTAGAGAGGTCC from Ogataea parapolymorpha DL-1 chromosome V, whole genome shotgun sequence includes:
- a CDS encoding RNA polymerase II Elongator subunit; this encodes MKNLRILNIGQVAPESRTYPDLEVVDSVFDVVSDSLTIVMGSEESQTLEVQQFMKTGQINILASLPVREFDKMVSFVHFADSCQLVVIFEQGDILSAVYDAASPDPDSTVVEIVGSIDSGIKCARWSPDEETLAVLTGENNLVLLTRTFEPIAEKYLNPNDVNASTQVSVGWGKKETQFKGKGAKQLERERLALKNAGLNIDSDNAILHDPTVAEVQHGHLSSYETYKCYISWRGDSQYLSLSTVEEIEPGHERRVIRVYSRDGELDSCSEAVDGQEEPLSWKPQGSLIASTRRRFEEEINEQVLELIFFERNGLRHGEFNTRLEENARVLSLDWSCNSEMLAFRLSDRILVWTTKNYHWYLKEEIYTAAGEEIQFMKFHPENPMRLMFGSNKRIEIVDMAYSMGLGPTCPPTDVGMVLVADGTECKITPLGMANVPPPVSLREVWIEENLVDVASARSNSVFALLSNNSVSFATVDLENIIKSSEPKLRSTVTKGAFAGPHDRPRQVCCAGDNMAAVLFDTARCSKIAIFDVSNTDEPLLASVVDAGPPKPVLMKPTVDFEHLAYETADGSVYIFDLGTFEASKITQFPQLCTDFWVTDVDGTRVCFGLSSTGKLYVNSLLACSGVTSFLVTESHLLYTTAKHQLKFVHLDSNIDQQPFSEDEDDERTRMIERGALLVTAIPSKASVVLQAPRGNLETIHPRIMILTEVRHFIKNRKYAEAFVACRTHRIALDILHDYDSELFFNNVEHFIKEIKRPDYIELFMSTLLEEDVVETKYKETEKSATSAFEQLRVSNYVKPRGKEKISRICEALLAVLLTPPYKSKYLQTIITAYACQHPPKTTQALELIGTFKNESEIEKTVQHLCFLLDVNMLYDEALGIYNVPLALVIAQQSQKDPKEYLPFLQKLHVQPELRKKFMIDSYLKKYEKALDWLVQISPEDSPDIDAEIVDFVIEHSLYTHALGLYRYKKDKFDAIMRAYADYLHENRDYADAALAYETLSQKQEALENYVLARKWQQAVTLAIHDKQLLTDTCTRLVSLLTDNHEYSAAAYLELKFLDNIEEALKLYCKNHQYEQAIMLCYQENKKQLVESVVDPALGEGFGVIAELLADCKGQINSQLSRLRELRSKKQEDPYAYYGEMGEADAPDNVSIAASETSTRESFFTRYTGKTQGTAKTGASRRTAKNRRREERKKARGKKGTIYEEEYLVNSIGRLVERLNQTEPEALRLIEGLVRRSMMAQAYEIQKNFVEVRELLKLHIQEIYNISEKDRERVDDNGMVYLVPEIPVPEIKSFPKRKLLDY
- a CDS encoding 40S ribosomal protein S27-B; this encodes MVLVQDLLHPSAASEAKKHKLKTLVQEPRSFFMDVKCPGCLQITTVFSHAQTAVTCDSCTTVLCTPTGGKAKLSEGCAFRRK
- a CDS encoding Phosphoinositide phosphatase SAC1; translated protein: MSAPFLSLSEVADGYLVTTVARGSESRALLVTNAGTVELVDAEKHLTDKKSQPISGIIGLIHLHSCHYLLVVTEASEMGQVYGGKKVFKMTSFKMLPLSPTKYHLDEDETRYLKLLESHLQSASLMFSYDYDLTKPFVKQAENGYDPEYMWNYFVSQDLIKVANQFVLPMIYGYAKFVRTTLNMKPVTFGLITRRSRMRAGTRYFRRGIDSEGNVANFNETEQILAVHTPEGDKVYTYLQTRGSVPVYWAEMNNLRYKPNLLLGQTDYTPTRQHFSRMIEKYGTTYLVNLVNQKGYEEPVKLAYENAVTALNDPNLKYTYFDFHHECKNMKWHRVKLLIDHLREIGLSPQDFSVVNVSEKFVVQRKQNHTVRTNCMDCLDRTNVVQSTLGRFFLQQQLIESGVISGAEDWERVDPKFNFVFMNIWADNADVVSKSYSGTGALKTDFTRTGRRTKLGALNDLVNSITRYIKNNYRDGPRQDGYDLFLGNILPYEMATSPFQDLRPAYTQSIPYVLLASLSLLVITSIYPNSSLSPFKHFILNGFLVTIAALSLKYIFDNGVQYVNWPRLCSLDYLSPREVLNDGKFDGIVFEKSDLYNKFSEVAKKE
- a CDS encoding Serine/threonine-protein phosphatase PP1, whose product is MAEQEADIESIIDRLLDVRGSRPGKQVQLHEFEIRYLCTKAREIFIRQPILLELEAPIKICGDIHGQYYDLLRLFEYGAFPPEANYLFLGDYVDRGKQSLETICLLLAYKIKYPENFFILRGNHECASINRIYGFYDECKRRYNIKLWKTFTDCFNCLPIAAIIDEKIFTMHGGLSPDLNTMEQIRRVMRPTDIPDVGLLCDLLWSDPDKDITGWSENDRGVSFTFGPDVVSRFLQKHDMDLICRAHQVVEDGYEFFSKRQLVTIFSAPNYCGEFDNAGAMMSVDESLLCSFQILKPAEKKKYGYGTQPPPGVQSPKNKKKPTK
- a CDS encoding superoxide dismutase, Fe-Mn family gives rise to the protein MLRKTLSGLPIARRAFSSRAACRQVELGVDNQSEPVGATIILPSLSIVENSENTGIPGLFSDSVLKDIWTEQTAQKLDDLKYGISESPLRSTLESAFVEYNSNKNVFLKGHKTSAANLMEDFAITTNNPTIDKYYKLLSKTAKKPTEQFVFQNASAIYNLYYFLSSLKPNPDNTVAKVGVEELYKTPDVFSEIKNAPRPEFESQIEASFGSLQEFKTLLLSTAKAVKGNGYTWLVYKFRQPELGQETRDLSRFSSLAILNTYNHGTPHHFRAGQISNARAFKKQKSESSEEDDGSFAMYKIDIPSLEQAQDTYDPLKYVYEPLMAIGNNPSFYLRDYGVFGKASYLENVWNCIDWSVVETRWANRALSTRR